The bacterium genome segment GTTTGGCGCACCGACGCTGGCGACAGGTCTTGTGCTCGGAGGGCTGACCGCGGCGATCATCCTCGGCGGCATCAAGTCGATCGGCCGCGCGTGCGGTTCGATCGTGCCGTTCATGGCGTTTTTCTACATGCTCGGCGCGGCGATCATCCTTGTCCTGAACGCGGCGAAAATCCCCGGCGCGCTCGTGTTGATCTTCGAAAGCGCCTTCACGGGGCACGCGGCGATGGGCGGCTTTCTCGGGGCGGTCGTGAAGGACGCGATTCAAAAGGGCGTCTCGCGCGGCGTATTCTCCAATGAGTCGGGCCTCGGTTCCGCGCCGATCGCGGCTGCCGCCGCCAGGACGAACGTGCCCGCGCGCCAGGCGCTCGTCTCCATGACCGGCACGTTCATCGACACGATCGTCATCTGCACGATGACCGGCCTTGTCATCGTCTCGACCGGTGCGTGGACCTACCTTGCCGGTGACAAGGGTCTGTCCGGCGTTCCGCTGACGGCGCACGCATTCCAGTCCGGCATGCCCGGCGAATGGGCGAACAAGTTCGTCGCCATCGCGGTCCTTCTGTTCACGTATTCGACGATCATCGGCTGGAACTACTACGGCGAAAAGTGCGTCGAATATCTGGTCGGCGTGAAGGCGATTTTTCCCTACCGCCTGATCTGGATCGTGGCGGTCGTGCTCGGCTCTCAGGCCAGGCTCGACCTCGTCTGGAACTTCGCCGACATCATGAACGGCCTCATGGCCGTGCCGAATCTCATCGCGCTCATCGGCCTTGCCGGCGTCGCGGCGAAGGAGACGCGGGAGTTCGAGGCTTCCTTGAAGGTCAGGTGATCGAGAAGAAATATTGTTGGGAAGCCCCGTCGCGTGCTTGACCGAAAAAATGCCACCGTGTAACTATTTGTGCGAAACTGAACCGGTGTTTTCTTCTAGACAAGGACTCTGACGATGCTTGCCGTGTCCTGTTCGGGTCTTTCGTCCGTCATGACCGGTCCGCATCCGCCGTGGACGCTCCC includes the following:
- a CDS encoding sodium:alanine symporter family protein codes for the protein MQGLTDLLGTISGYVWGTPLLVLLVGTGIYLTVRLRFIQFRHLGLGLKIAFGIDREQNAPGDISHFSALMTALAATIGTGNIAGVATAIAAGGPGALFWMWVTALVGMATKYAEGILAVKYRVVDENGEMAGGPMFYLDRGLGLKWLGTLFAIFGAIAAFGIGNLVQAHSAAEAMHSAFGAPTLATGLVLGGLTAAIILGGIKSIGRACGSIVPFMAFFYMLGAAIILVLNAAKIPGALVLIFESAFTGHAAMGGFLGAVVKDAIQKGVSRGVFSNESGLGSAPIAAAAARTNVPARQALVSMTGTFIDTIVICTMTGLVIVSTGAWTYLAGDKGLSGVPLTAHAFQSGMPGEWANKFVAIAVLLFTYSTIIGWNYYGEKCVEYLVGVKAIFPYRLIWIVAVVLGSQARLDLVWNFADIMNGLMAVPNLIALIGLAGVAAKETREFEASLKVR